In one window of Cupriavidus necator N-1 DNA:
- the pssA gene encoding CDP-diacylglycerol--serine O-phosphatidyltransferase: protein MVAFHRRNKRSSNGNVTHLRPFRHNQLRGADDDFDDEATDDHDIVYQRPRRRGIYLLPNAFTTAALFAGFFAIVQAMNMRFDAAAIAIFAAMVLDGMDGRVARITNTQSAFGEQYDSLSDMTSFGVAPALVMYEWILHDLGKWGWIAAFVYCTCAALRLARFNANIGVVDKRFFQGLPSPAAAALVAGFVWLVIDNKLPVKELWMPWVAFGITLYAGLSMVSNAPFYSGKALDVRYRVPFGMMVLVLVLFVVVSTDPPVALFGLFVAYAISGYVLWAWRAMHGKPAIEKKQRENGGKAS, encoded by the coding sequence ATGGTTGCCTTCCATCGACGTAACAAGCGCAGCAGCAACGGCAACGTGACCCACCTGCGGCCGTTCCGCCATAACCAGCTGCGCGGGGCCGACGACGACTTCGACGACGAAGCCACCGACGACCACGATATCGTCTACCAGCGTCCGCGCCGGCGCGGCATCTACCTGCTGCCCAACGCATTCACCACCGCGGCGCTGTTTGCGGGTTTCTTCGCCATCGTCCAGGCCATGAACATGCGCTTCGACGCGGCGGCCATCGCCATCTTCGCGGCGATGGTGCTGGACGGCATGGACGGGCGCGTGGCGCGTATTACCAATACGCAGAGTGCGTTTGGCGAGCAGTATGACTCGCTGTCGGACATGACCTCGTTTGGCGTTGCGCCGGCGCTGGTGATGTATGAGTGGATCCTGCATGACCTGGGCAAGTGGGGCTGGATAGCAGCCTTTGTCTACTGCACCTGCGCAGCGCTGCGCCTGGCGCGCTTCAATGCCAATATTGGCGTTGTCGACAAACGCTTCTTCCAGGGCCTGCCCAGCCCGGCCGCCGCCGCGCTGGTCGCAGGCTTCGTCTGGCTGGTGATCGACAACAAGCTGCCGGTCAAGGAGCTGTGGATGCCGTGGGTGGCGTTCGGCATTACGCTGTACGCCGGCCTGTCGATGGTGTCCAACGCGCCGTTCTACAGCGGCAAGGCGCTGGACGTGCGCTACCGCGTGCCGTTCGGCATGATGGTGCTGGTCCTGGTGCTGTTCGTGGTGGTGTCCACCGATCCGCCGGTGGCGCTGTTCGGGCTGTTCGTGGCCTATGCGATCTCGGGCTATGTGCTATGGGCCTGGCGGGCGATGCACGGCAAGCCGGCCATCGAGAAGAAGCAGCGCGAGAACGGCGGCAAGGCTTCGTAG
- the lysM gene encoding peptidoglycan-binding protein LysM encodes MGMFDFIKEAGEKLFGTGEAKAAQEAAAADASAEKVDAANRAAGDAIEGYIRKMGLDATGLMVQVDGSQGLVTVFGVAPDQATREKIILCAGNVEGVDKVEDKMSVNVESAESSWHTVVKGDTLWAISQAAYGNGAEYNKIFEANKPMLSHPDKIYPGQKLRIPPKG; translated from the coding sequence ATGGGCATGTTCGACTTCATCAAGGAAGCGGGAGAAAAGCTGTTCGGCACTGGCGAGGCCAAGGCCGCGCAAGAGGCCGCCGCCGCCGATGCGTCGGCGGAGAAGGTCGATGCCGCCAATCGCGCCGCGGGCGATGCGATCGAGGGCTACATCAGGAAGATGGGCCTTGATGCCACCGGGCTGATGGTGCAGGTGGACGGCTCGCAGGGGCTGGTCACCGTGTTTGGCGTGGCGCCGGACCAGGCCACGCGCGAGAAGATCATCCTGTGCGCCGGCAACGTCGAGGGCGTGGACAAGGTCGAGGACAAGATGTCCGTCAACGTCGAGTCCGCGGAATCGAGCTGGCATACCGTGGTCAAGGGCGACACGCTGTGGGCGATCTCCCAGGCTGCTTACGGCAACGGCGCCGAATACAACAAGATCTTCGAGGCCAACAAGCCGATGCTGAGCCACCCGGACAAGATCTACCCGGGCCAGAAACTGCGCATTCCGCCCAAGGGCTGA
- a CDS encoding phosphatidylserine decarboxylase produces the protein MNYPHPLIAREGWPFLAGAFVISLLVHASAGFWWALPLWIITVFVLQFFRDPPRPIPSQPNAVLAPADGRIVVVEKTQDPYAGREALKISVFMNVFNVHSNRVSVDGAVEKVEYFPGKFVNADLDKASVENERNAVLIRRVADGQLVTLVQVAGLVARRILCYTKVGDNLSRGQRYGFIRFGSRVDVYLPLDARPRVTIGEKVSASSTILAELDVK, from the coding sequence ATGAACTATCCTCATCCGCTGATCGCCCGTGAAGGCTGGCCATTCCTGGCCGGCGCCTTTGTCATCTCGCTGCTGGTGCACGCCAGCGCGGGCTTCTGGTGGGCGTTGCCGTTGTGGATCATCACGGTATTCGTGCTCCAGTTCTTCCGCGATCCGCCGCGCCCGATCCCGTCGCAGCCCAACGCGGTGCTGGCCCCCGCAGACGGCCGCATCGTCGTGGTCGAGAAGACCCAGGATCCGTACGCCGGCCGCGAGGCGCTGAAGATCAGCGTCTTCATGAACGTCTTCAACGTGCACTCGAACCGTGTCTCGGTCGATGGCGCGGTCGAGAAGGTCGAATATTTCCCCGGCAAGTTCGTCAACGCCGACCTGGACAAGGCCTCGGTCGAGAACGAGCGCAACGCCGTGCTGATCCGGCGTGTTGCGGACGGCCAGCTGGTGACGCTGGTGCAGGTGGCTGGCCTGGTGGCCCGCCGCATCCTGTGCTACACCAAGGTGGGCGACAACCTCTCGCGCGGCCAGCGCTACGGCTTTATCCGCTTCGGCTCGCGCGTGGACGTCTACCTGCCGCTCGATGCGCGCCCGCGCGTGACCATCGGCGAGAAGGTATCGGCCTCGTCGACCATCCTCGCCGAACTCGACGTGAAGTGA
- the ilvC gene encoding ketol-acid reductoisomerase yields MKVFYDKDADLSLIKGKNVTIIGYGSQGHAHALNLKDSGVNVTVGLRKSGASWNKAVNAGLQVKEVAEAVKGADVVMILLPDEQIADVYNNEVHANIKEGAALAFAHGFNVHYGAVIPRADLDVIMIAPKAPGHTVRATYAQGGGVPHLIAVHQNKSGAARDIALSYATANGGGRAGIIETNFREETETDLFGEQAVLCGGTVELIKAGFETLVEAGYAPEMAYFECLHELKLIVDLIYEGGIANMNYSISNNAEYGEYVTGPRVVTEETKKAMKQCLTDIQTGEYAKSFLLENKAGAPTLISRRRLTAEHQIEEVGAKLRAMMPWIAKNKMVDQSKN; encoded by the coding sequence ATGAAAGTGTTTTACGACAAGGACGCCGACCTCTCCCTGATCAAGGGCAAGAACGTCACCATCATCGGCTATGGCTCGCAGGGCCATGCCCACGCGCTGAACCTGAAGGATTCGGGCGTCAATGTGACGGTCGGCCTGCGCAAGAGCGGCGCGTCGTGGAACAAGGCCGTCAACGCCGGCCTGCAAGTGAAGGAAGTGGCCGAGGCCGTCAAGGGTGCGGACGTGGTCATGATCCTGCTGCCGGACGAGCAGATCGCCGACGTGTACAACAACGAAGTGCACGCCAACATCAAGGAAGGCGCAGCGCTGGCCTTTGCCCACGGCTTCAACGTGCACTACGGTGCCGTGATCCCGCGCGCCGACCTGGACGTGATCATGATCGCGCCGAAGGCCCCGGGCCACACCGTGCGCGCCACGTACGCACAAGGCGGCGGCGTGCCGCACCTGATCGCCGTGCACCAGAACAAGTCCGGCGCTGCCCGTGACATCGCGCTGTCGTACGCCACTGCCAACGGCGGCGGCCGTGCCGGCATCATCGAGACCAACTTCCGCGAAGAAACCGAAACCGACCTGTTCGGCGAGCAGGCCGTGCTGTGCGGCGGTACCGTCGAGCTGATCAAGGCTGGCTTCGAAACCCTGGTGGAAGCCGGCTACGCGCCGGAAATGGCCTACTTCGAGTGCCTGCACGAACTGAAGCTGATCGTCGACCTGATCTACGAAGGCGGCATCGCCAACATGAACTACTCGATCTCCAACAACGCGGAATATGGTGAGTACGTCACCGGCCCGCGCGTGGTGACCGAAGAGACCAAGAAGGCGATGAAGCAGTGCCTGACCGACATCCAGACCGGCGAATACGCCAAGAGCTTCCTGCTGGAAAACAAGGCCGGCGCCCCGACGCTGATCTCGCGCCGCCGCCTGACGGCCGAGCACCAGATCGAGGAAGTGGGTGCCAAGCTGCGCGCAATGATGCCGTGGATCGCCAAGAACAAGATGGTCGACCAGTCGAAGAACTAA